A DNA window from Thalassospiraceae bacterium LMO-JJ14 contains the following coding sequences:
- a CDS encoding NADPH:quinone reductase: MKAIQFSEAGAAKDVLHMVEIDKVEPGPDEVRVKTAFSAINPTDAKRRASGRELPAFSPIVSGNDGAGVIDAVGSNIDPNRIGKNAWIFGAQAGRPMGTSAEYCTLPAYMAPELPDQASLLDGACMGVPAVTAYYSIFSDGPIEGQTILVSGGAGRVGSYAVQMAKLGGASVIAMVGKPENEIYAKELGADHVVNYKTDDVAAKVLELTGGRGVDRVSEVAFGANVNLFPEIVARNGVITAYSSDAVEAPVLPFLPLMFKNITMRPFTIYSLPKQTHLEIFAAINGMLAKGHLKHRVAAHHPFTLEGVVSAHEMIEADAAAGVCVIDVGG, from the coding sequence GTGAAAGCAATTCAGTTCAGCGAAGCAGGCGCGGCAAAAGACGTGCTGCACATGGTGGAAATCGACAAGGTCGAGCCGGGACCGGACGAGGTCCGCGTGAAAACGGCTTTCTCGGCCATCAATCCGACCGACGCGAAACGCCGCGCCAGCGGCCGCGAATTGCCGGCGTTCTCGCCGATCGTCTCAGGCAACGACGGCGCCGGCGTGATCGATGCCGTCGGCTCCAACATCGATCCGAACCGGATAGGTAAAAACGCGTGGATTTTCGGCGCACAGGCCGGGCGCCCCATGGGCACGTCTGCCGAATACTGCACGCTCCCCGCTTATATGGCGCCGGAGCTGCCGGATCAGGCATCGCTTCTGGATGGTGCGTGCATGGGCGTGCCGGCGGTGACGGCGTATTACAGCATCTTTTCAGACGGCCCGATCGAGGGGCAGACGATCCTCGTTTCCGGCGGCGCCGGACGGGTCGGTTCCTACGCCGTGCAGATGGCGAAGCTGGGCGGAGCCTCGGTGATCGCCATGGTCGGCAAGCCGGAAAACGAGATCTATGCCAAGGAACTCGGCGCCGATCACGTGGTCAATTACAAGACCGACGATGTTGCCGCCAAGGTGCTGGAACTGACCGGCGGACGCGGTGTGGATCGGGTTTCCGAGGTTGCCTTCGGCGCCAACGTCAATCTGTTTCCGGAAATCGTCGCCCGCAACGGCGTGATTACGGCCTACAGCTCGGATGCGGTCGAGGCGCCGGTGCTGCCGTTTCTGCCCTTGATGTTCAAGAACATCACCATGCGGCCATTCACCATCTATTCCCTGCCCAAGCAGACACACCTCGAGATATTCGCTGCCATCAACGGCATGCTCGCCAAAGGGCACTTGAAGCACCGCGTCGCCGCGCATCATCCGTTTACACTGGAGGGGGTCGTTTCAGCGCACGAAATGATTGAGGCCGACGCCGCAGCAGGTGTTTGCGTGATCGACGTCGGCGGCTGA
- a CDS encoding ETC complex I subunit gives MPDVRIYQPTKTAMQSGRANVKKWILEFEPGSRKETDTLMGWTGSRDTRGQVRMKFDSKEDAISFAKKNSLTYHVSDPKKRKIKPKNYADNFAFGRKTLWTH, from the coding sequence ATGCCCGATGTGCGTATCTATCAGCCGACCAAGACTGCCATGCAGTCCGGGCGCGCCAACGTCAAGAAATGGATCCTCGAATTCGAGCCCGGCTCGCGCAAGGAAACCGACACCCTGATGGGCTGGACCGGATCGCGCGACACCCGCGGCCAGGTCCGCATGAAATTCGACAGCAAGGAAGATGCGATCAGCTTCGCCAAGAAAAACAGCCTGACGTATCACGTCTCCGACCCGAAAAAGCGCAAGATCAAACCGAAAAACTACGCCGACAACTTCGCCTTCGGCCGCAAGACCCTGTGGACACACTGA
- a CDS encoding DUF4197 domain-containing protein produces MRRLWLAATCAALVLAAASVQASFLDKLKGAVDQVTSGSSSGSSGTSTGALGTDQIIAGLKEALRVGAERVTAQVGAADGFNADPAIHIPLPEQLAKVQDLMRKFGLSALADDVELKINRAAEEAAPKTKELIWKAVNEMTLDDAKKIYDGPQDAATQYFKRVATPDLKATVEPVIDNALQQVGAITAYDSLMSKYKGLPLVPDVKADLQAHATQMTLDGIFHYLAKEEADIRANPAARTTDILKQVFGGS; encoded by the coding sequence ATGCGCCGTCTCTGGCTGGCAGCAACATGCGCCGCGCTTGTCCTTGCGGCTGCGTCCGTTCAGGCGAGTTTCCTCGATAAACTGAAAGGGGCTGTCGACCAGGTTACCAGCGGCTCGAGCAGCGGTTCGAGCGGGACGTCCACGGGTGCGCTCGGCACCGATCAGATCATCGCCGGCCTCAAGGAAGCGCTGCGCGTCGGCGCGGAGCGGGTCACCGCCCAGGTCGGCGCGGCCGACGGCTTCAATGCCGATCCGGCGATCCACATTCCGCTGCCAGAGCAACTGGCCAAGGTGCAGGACCTGATGCGCAAGTTCGGTCTGTCGGCGCTGGCCGATGATGTCGAGTTGAAGATCAACCGCGCCGCCGAGGAAGCCGCGCCGAAGACCAAGGAACTAATCTGGAAGGCCGTCAACGAGATGACGCTGGACGACGCCAAAAAGATCTATGACGGGCCCCAGGATGCCGCCACGCAGTACTTCAAGCGGGTCGCGACGCCGGATTTGAAAGCCACCGTGGAACCGGTCATCGACAATGCCCTGCAACAGGTCGGCGCGATCACGGCTTATGACTCATTGATGAGCAAATACAAGGGCTTGCCGCTCGTTCCAGATGTCAAAGCAGACCTGCAGGCGCACGCCACGCAGATGACGCTTGACGGCATTTTCCACTATCTGGCCAAGGAAGAGGCGGATATCCGCGCCAACCCGGCGGCCCGCACCACGGATATCCTGAAGCAGGTCTTCGGCGGCTCGTAA
- a CDS encoding ComF family protein, translated as MAHEIKGSWRKGFAFDLHTVDSVYLGVDQFGHDRFDNTRSEMGELLYQLKYKGNKSAVAGIIKLLSRINGIETFDAIVPVPSSAQRAIQPVDEIAKALGISRGVKVLMGCLSKKAGPELKNVDFPEERAALLEDAISLSGDVDLAGKKVLLLDDLFRSGATLEACTKVLRDDAKAGDICALTMTRTRSNR; from the coding sequence ATGGCGCATGAGATCAAAGGGAGCTGGAGAAAGGGATTTGCGTTCGACTTGCATACGGTCGATAGCGTGTATCTGGGAGTGGATCAATTTGGCCATGATCGCTTCGATAATACACGCAGTGAGATGGGTGAGCTGCTCTATCAGCTCAAATACAAGGGCAATAAGTCTGCCGTCGCCGGGATCATAAAATTGTTAAGCCGGATAAATGGAATTGAAACCTTTGATGCAATCGTGCCTGTTCCGTCCTCGGCCCAAAGAGCCATTCAACCGGTCGACGAAATTGCGAAGGCACTTGGGATATCCAGAGGAGTGAAGGTGCTTATGGGCTGTTTGTCCAAAAAAGCGGGACCAGAATTGAAGAATGTCGATTTTCCCGAAGAACGTGCGGCATTGCTGGAAGACGCCATTTCCTTATCGGGGGACGTCGATCTTGCGGGAAAAAAAGTGCTGTTACTCGACGATTTGTTCCGCTCGGGCGCCACGCTTGAAGCCTGTACGAAAGTTTTAAGAGACGACGCGAAAGCTGGGGATATTTGCGCGCTGACAATGACGCGAACCCGGAGCAATAGATGA
- the umuD gene encoding translesion error-prone DNA polymerase V autoproteolytic subunit: protein MFSYVSKPQVIIAKPDRRFALTLYLSRVAAGFPSPGDDFADGTLDLNDLVEHPSATFLVRVSGESMTGAGIDDGDLLVVDRSREAKHGHIVIAVAYGEMTVKRLERRGPRWWLIPANADFPPLALPEDGEIWGVVAHTIKSYR, encoded by the coding sequence ATGTTCTCATATGTAAGCAAGCCCCAAGTGATCATCGCCAAGCCGGACCGCCGGTTCGCGCTGACATTGTATCTAAGCCGTGTTGCCGCCGGGTTTCCGAGCCCGGGGGACGACTTCGCCGACGGCACGCTGGATCTGAACGATCTGGTCGAGCATCCGTCGGCGACGTTCCTGGTCCGTGTCAGTGGCGAGTCGATGACCGGGGCCGGTATCGACGACGGCGACCTTCTGGTCGTCGACCGTTCGCGCGAGGCCAAGCACGGCCACATCGTCATCGCCGTCGCGTACGGCGAGATGACGGTCAAGCGGCTGGAGCGGCGCGGCCCGCGCTGGTGGCTGATCCCGGCGAACGCCGATTTTCCGCCGCTGGCGCTGCCCGAGGACGGGGAGATCTGGGGCGTCGTCGCGCACACCATCAAGAGCTACAGATAA
- a CDS encoding Y-family DNA polymerase — MPPIIPPIIALADGNNFFVSCERVFQPDLRNKPAVVLSNNDGCVIARSAEAKALGIGMGEPYFKMRENPAWRGVQVRSSNYTLYGDMSARMMDVFAQFTPDIEVYSIDECFLDLSHAAAGDAAAYAQDIRRTVLQWTGLPVSIGMAPTKTLAKIANRLAKKADGVSVLLAPETHTAALAATPVGDVWGIGRRWTRMLQGHGIHSALDLKRADRTWARQCMGVVGQRTVDELNGIPCIALEDCPPDKQTTAVTRSFGKMMTTHEELQEIVKALASRAAEKLRQGGLIAEIVNVFVRGNPFRPDLPQFTGSASIGLTPAGNHTGDIVKAAMKALRQAYRPGIPYKKAGVMMFNLHRVDAAPMTLFDTARPPGADKLMQAFDAINGRFGAGSIGYGQVYRPRHWYMNQNHRSRRYTTRWDELPEVH; from the coding sequence ATGCCGCCCATTATTCCCCCCATCATAGCTTTGGCCGACGGCAACAACTTCTTCGTGTCGTGCGAACGGGTGTTTCAGCCCGATCTCAGGAACAAGCCCGCCGTCGTGCTGTCGAACAACGACGGGTGCGTCATCGCGCGCTCCGCCGAAGCCAAGGCGCTCGGCATCGGCATGGGTGAGCCGTACTTCAAGATGCGTGAGAACCCGGCGTGGCGGGGCGTTCAGGTGCGCAGTTCCAACTACACGCTGTACGGCGACATGAGTGCGCGCATGATGGACGTGTTTGCGCAATTCACCCCGGACATCGAGGTCTATTCCATCGACGAATGCTTCCTCGACCTCAGCCACGCCGCCGCCGGGGACGCGGCCGCTTATGCGCAGGACATCCGCCGCACGGTGCTGCAGTGGACCGGCCTGCCGGTCAGCATCGGCATGGCGCCGACCAAGACGCTAGCGAAGATCGCCAACCGGCTGGCCAAGAAAGCGGACGGGGTCTCTGTATTGCTCGCCCCGGAAACCCACACGGCGGCGCTGGCGGCAACGCCGGTCGGCGATGTCTGGGGGATCGGCCGGCGCTGGACCCGGATGCTGCAGGGGCACGGCATTCATTCGGCGCTCGATCTCAAGCGTGCCGACCGCACATGGGCGCGCCAGTGCATGGGCGTGGTCGGCCAGCGCACCGTCGACGAGCTGAACGGCATCCCCTGCATCGCGCTCGAGGACTGCCCGCCCGACAAGCAGACGACGGCGGTGACACGCAGCTTCGGCAAGATGATGACAACCCACGAAGAGCTGCAGGAAATCGTCAAGGCGCTGGCGTCCCGGGCCGCGGAAAAGCTGCGCCAGGGCGGGCTGATCGCCGAAATCGTCAACGTCTTCGTGCGCGGCAACCCGTTCCGCCCGGACCTGCCGCAGTTCACCGGTTCGGCATCGATCGGGCTGACGCCGGCCGGCAATCACACCGGCGATATCGTCAAGGCGGCGATGAAGGCGCTTCGCCAGGCCTACCGGCCGGGCATCCCCTATAAAAAAGCGGGGGTCATGATGTTCAACCTGCACCGCGTCGACGCCGCGCCGATGACCCTGTTCGACACCGCACGGCCGCCCGGTGCCGATAAGCTAATGCAGGCCTTTGATGCCATCAACGGCCGCTTCGGCGCCGGCAGCATCGGTTACGGACAGGTGTACCGGCCGCGGCACTGGTACATGAATCAGAACCACCGCAGCCGCCGTTACACGACACGCTGGGACGAACTGCCGGAAGTCCATTAA
- a CDS encoding 2OG-Fe(II) oxygenase family protein: protein MTDFIDLFPTKLVRRQLPDFEEPTRDLIKLVREMEKANKALTTDYRENNPLEYDREGPNWLRAQINQTVIDYLREIGIDYAVNWQIHAWANINRQGDYHDPHNHPHSYLSGTYYLKIPGDNAKKRQRSDVRPNCITFYDPRTGFNMSSIKGDPYVDPEYTVLPEPGLLMMWPAAMMHFVHPNLSDETRISLSFNIVLKWSDDYLPQQ, encoded by the coding sequence ATGACCGACTTCATCGATCTGTTCCCGACCAAGCTGGTGCGCCGTCAGTTGCCCGATTTCGAGGAACCGACCCGCGACCTGATAAAACTCGTTCGCGAGATGGAAAAGGCCAACAAGGCGCTGACCACCGACTACCGCGAAAACAACCCGCTTGAGTACGACCGCGAGGGACCGAATTGGCTGCGTGCACAGATCAACCAGACGGTGATCGATTACCTGCGCGAAATCGGCATCGATTACGCGGTCAACTGGCAGATCCATGCCTGGGCCAACATCAACCGCCAGGGCGATTACCACGACCCGCATAACCATCCGCATTCGTATCTCAGCGGTACGTATTATCTGAAGATACCGGGGGACAATGCGAAGAAGCGCCAGCGTAGCGATGTACGCCCGAACTGCATCACGTTCTATGACCCCCGGACCGGGTTCAACATGTCATCGATCAAGGGCGACCCATACGTCGATCCGGAATATACGGTGTTGCCGGAACCGGGATTGCTGATGATGTGGCCGGCCGCGATGATGCATTTCGTTCATCCGAACCTGAGCGATGAAACCCGCATTTCGCTGAGCTTCAATATCGTCCTCAAGTGGTCCGACGATTATCTGCCACAGCAGTAA
- a CDS encoding septum formation initiator family protein, translated as MGLIEELRRRAKHVVGPLFGIVAVAYFAYHTVHGDRGLLALLQMRERVAEAENRLHNLQQEKQHWDSRVKLLYPDSIDRDMLDERVRIMLGYARADDLVVLTSSLQSSLDKSLAHSLSSKGETDGLTR; from the coding sequence ATGGGGCTTATTGAAGAATTACGCAGGCGTGCAAAACACGTCGTCGGGCCGTTGTTCGGTATCGTCGCCGTCGCTTATTTCGCCTACCACACGGTGCACGGAGACCGCGGTCTGCTGGCCTTGCTGCAGATGCGCGAGCGTGTCGCCGAGGCGGAAAATCGTCTGCACAACCTGCAACAGGAAAAGCAGCACTGGGACAGCCGCGTCAAACTGCTGTACCCGGACAGCATCGATCGCGACATGCTCGATGAACGGGTGCGTATCATGCTCGGATATGCGCGGGCCGACGATCTCGTCGTCCTGACAAGTTCACTGCAAAGTTCGCTGGATAAATCTTTGGCACATTCACTGAGTAGCAAAGGAGAAACCGATGGCCTCACTCGCTGA